Below is a genomic region from Rana temporaria chromosome 3, aRanTem1.1, whole genome shotgun sequence.
attggggtgattttcgttatgggaagaagggaacgttgacggggatatcataccgataccgtcacagcttcagtgtagtaattaactccagtgatgtctttatctaaagaaatgtgtctgcatggtcggctccgacttgtctcctataatctgtatgggaaaccccacggtgtgaggggggcgttcctaacaggctgtaaccacatataagctgagtttttgtgtcaataaagggtcttggttccagcatccagtcttgactcatgtgtggggaatcctgtgatgttcttgtatggagaggagggaatgcttgacggggatatcataccgataccgtcacaggccccttacaggcctggctgTCCCCCCtcctattttgaattttttttgcattacacctgtaaggggcccgatggtccccagggccccttacaggcccggctggtccCCCTCCGTTTTAatttttctgtatttatttttttattatttttttgcattacacctgtaaggggcccgatggtgcccagggccccttacaggcccacgGCCCCcgtcctgttttttttgtttttttttgcataaggggccccaaaattctaAAAATACGaacattcggaaatttgaaaattctgaaattcaaaaaatttgcaatttgaaaatccaaatttACCATTTTCGAATTGtggaatttagaattttcgaaaaaaaatgtttttaagaaAATCAGCCTGGTTACCTTCAGTCAGTGTCCCTGGTTAcctccagtcagtgtccctggttacctccagtcagtgtccctggttaccttcagtcagtgtccctggttacctccagtcagtgtccctggttACCTTCAGTCAGTGTCCCTGGTTACCTCCAGTCAGTGCCCCTGGTTACCTTCAGTCAGTGTCCCTGGTTACCTCCAGCCAGTGTCCCTGGTTACCTCCAGCCAGTGTCCCTGGTTAcctccagtcagtgtccctggttacctccagtcagtgtccctggttacctccagtcagtgtccctggttacctccagtcagtgtccctggttACCTTCAGTCAGTGTCTCTGGTTACCTCCAGCCATTGTCCCTGGTTACCTCCAGCCAGTGTCCCTGGTTAcctccagtcagtgtccctggttacctccagtcagtgtccctggttacctccagtcagtgtccctggttACCTTCAGTCAGTGTCTCTGGTTAcctccagtcagtgtccctggttaccttcagtcagtgtccctggttacctccagtcagtgtccctggttACCTTCAGTCAGTGTCTCTGGTTACCTCCAGCCATTGTCCCTGGTTAcctccagtcagtgtccctggttACCTCCAGCCATTGTCCCTGGTTAcctccagtcagtgtccctggttacctccagtcagtgtccctggttACCTTAAGTCAGTGTCCCTGGTTACCAGCACACCGGTTAGATGATGACatgatttgggggatatttgtactgggggggtgatttgggggtatttgtattggggggtgatttgggggatatttgtactggggGTGTACTGGAGGCTCACACTCTACTCCCCCCCCCTGTAGGGTCACAAGAAGATGCCCCGCTGTGTGGGACTGGATGGGAGGAGAAGAACGGGACTTGTTATTACACATCCTGGATGCCCCAGCCCTGGAAGTTTGCCATGAAGGACTGTGAACACCGGAAGGGTCACCTGGTGGTCATCACCAGTGAGGAGAAGATGGTAAGGATGGGAAGGGGGGCAACTTGTACACATAAAGGGGCAAAAATTACCCCCCACATACTCAGCCAATCAGAACTTGTCAGTCTGGTGTCCCTCCCGGGGGGACTCACTGAACCCCCATTACACACACCGAGGACAGGAGAGGCAAGGAAGGAATATATTGTCTAAATTCTTTACTTATGTGGTCATCTCTTCCTAgtgtgaaggggtcaggagtgtgtaatgtacagagtacaggggtcaggagtgtgtaatgtacagagtacaggggacaggagtgtgtaatgtacagagtacaggggacaggagtgtgtaatgtacagagtacaggggacaggagtgtgtaatgtacagagtacaggggtcaggagtgtgtaatgtacggagtacaggggacaggagtgtgtaatgtacagagtacaggggtcaggagtgtgtaatgtacagagtacaggggacaggagtgtgtaatgtacagagtacaggagtcaggagtgtgtaatgtacagagtacaggggtcaggagtgtgtaatgtacagagtacaggggtcaggagtgtgtaatgtacagagtacaggggtcaggagtgtgtaatgtacagagtacaggggtcaggagtgtgtaatgtacagagtacaggggtcaggagtgtgtaatgtacagagtacagggggtcaggagtgtgtaatgtacagaatacaggggtcaggggtgtgtaatgtacagagtacaggggtcaggggtgtgtaatgtacagagtacaggggacaggagtgtgtaatgtacagagtacagggggtcaggagtgtgtaatgtacagaatacaggggtcaggagtgtgtaatgtacagagtacaggggacaggagtgtgtaatgtacagagtacaggggtcaggagtgtgtaatgtacagagtacaggggacaggggtgtgtaatgtacagagtacaggggtcaggagtgtgtaatgtacagagtacaggggtcaggagtgtgtaatgtacagagtacaggggtcaggagtgtgtaatgtacagagtacaggggtcaggagtgtgtaatgtacagagtacaggggtcaggagtgtgtaatgtacagagtacaggggtcaggagtgtgtaatgtacagagtgcaggggtcaggagtgtgtaacgtaCAACATAATGCAATCACATTGTTGCGTCTATTATCACAGAAGTTCCTGAGTTCTCTGGCGTACTCGGCGGCCGTGTGGATCGGTCTTTCTTCAGAGAAGGGGTCCTGGAAATGGGTGGACGGATCTTCATATGAAGAGAATCCAAAGTAAGAAATCCGAAGGGCCTGAAGGGCCCCATTGCTGGGAAATGTCTCGGTGTGCTGAGTGTCTTGAAGGTGAAGAGATCGTTGTCTTCGGCCCGGAATCGGTTTGGATGTTATAATATTCGGTGCTGTCATCGAGCAATCGGCTTCTGTCTTCATGTTTTGGGGGAACGTCAACCTGTCCTTATAATAAGGTGCATGTGGAGCAATTTATAGTCCTAGACAGAGACGGCCCAGAGGAAGATGTGGTCGGCTCGGATCATGGATCTCTCACATGGAAGCCTTTGAGGGCTTTGGCTTCCCCACTAGAcacgtgcaatttgtttagtttccgaattcgtttaacaaattttgacaaatctGGTAATTCCAAAATTTCTAATTTATgagttttcaaattttcgaaattttggaaattctaaatttccAATAAgtgaaattgaaaaataaaattttaaattcCACAATTCGAAAATCGGTGATTAGAACATCAAAAATATGAAAATcctgaaattcaaaaatttggaaatttccaCAATTTGAAATTCCACAATCTCAAGAATCGgaaaatttggatttttgaatttctgaaatgcaaaaattccgaaattccgaaattccaaaatttggaatttggaattgCGGTAATTCGGAAatgagaaaattcggaatttcggttATTCTGAAATTCTGAAGTTCTGAAATTTAGAAATttagaaattcagaaattcagaattttcgaattacCAGAATTCTAAATTctgaaattcagaattttttaattttcgaattccgAACTGTCGAATTTAATGAATTTTCGAAAAATGCCTATTCCAGCCTTGGGTGATATGGATCTGAGAAAACTGTGGCGTtcccacaggtgagaggcacccccatAACCCTCTTCCTCTTCCTACTGGCCTCCAaccctcctaccttttcttgctTCTTAACATCCAACTaccccccttttccctttcccctcTCATCGCTTATTAAAAAGTGAGAACTGACACACTCATAACCTGTCGCAATTCCAAAATTTGACATTCCAAAGTTTGAAAttccaaaattttaaattacaaaATTCGGAATTCCAAATTCGAACTTTGGAGATTAGAAAatcaaaaattacaaaaattaaaaatttataaaattcagaatttccgaattttcttaTGAGCCTGGGCTTGGTCACCGATGTCTCTTTTCTCTCCCGCAGGTTCTGGTTGAAGGGTGAGCCCGATAACTGGCTGGGCCACGGTCTGCAGGGTGCAGAAGATTGCGCTCAGCTGGTAGAAGACGGTTGGGCCGATGTTCACTGCACTCTCCTCTTCTCGTATGTCTGTGAGAAGAAAATCTTGTGACCGGCTATGAGACGCACTTTCTACTCAtcgttcctcctcctccccaccaTCTGCTCAtcgttcctcctcctccccaccaTCTGCTCATCGTtcctcctccccccaccatcTGCTCATCGTtcctcctccccccaccatcTGCTCATCGTTCCTTCTCCCCCCCACCTTATACTCATcgttcctcctcccccccaccttATACTCAtcgttcctcctcctccccacctTCTACTCATCGTTCCTCCTCCCCACCATCTGCTCATCATTCCTCCTCCCCCACCATCTGCTCATCGACCCACCCCCCATACCGCTGTGATGAAGAGATACTAATTGGAGAAAATTGGTTCCGGAACTTGGTCTTCACCCAGAAGAAGATCTGAGAAGGTCCACATCCGGAACTCCAATCTTCATCTAATTCCTCCTCACTGAAGACGGCCAATCCAACCCAACGAGGAGTTCTCTTTCTGTTGTCCGGAAACAATATATTTTCTTCCGAATATTGGCCTTGCTTGGCCTGAATACCTGGCCGGCCCGGGGGCCACGTTCCTCAGGCTCGGGCCCCTCAATCTCTTGGGTGGGATAATGTTTTCAGCCGTTCCCATGTGTGTGGTCTCTGTAAAATCTTCCGTAAAGTCCAATAAAGTTCTTCAGTGAACATGGTGGTGATGAGATGTTCCCGAAGCACCGCTTGTGAGGAACCCTCTGTCCTCAAACAGATCCAGATCCaccgtcaatgcttcctctgttcAGATCCAGCACCGTCCaagatcctccccccccccccccccccccagtcaccagacaacacCTCCGTGTAGGCCGGTAAAACCACAAACTGGATTATTCAAGCACATTATCAGATGTCTCacttccctcccacccttgggaaacagggcgggttaaactgtccaatgacaatggacacACAAACTTACTTTtacatcagtaaacagtcttatcagagaaccccactatgatctgtgctagtcatTCACCCTGTACCCCTATTAGAGGCAcggggtgatctacacataagagggaCAAGGAGCCTACAGAACTCTCCAGGGCAAGCTGAGCCACGCAAACCCCCCAACCAAAGTGACCCCCGTCACACCACTGATCAGACCCTTCACCAAAAACACGACGGACAGAGTCTGGTGTGAAGGATCCCCACCTTCCCCAAGCTGAGCcgcacaaaccccccacccaaagtgaccctCGTCACACCACTGATCAGACCCTTCCCCAAAAACACGACGGACAGAGTCTGGTGTGAAGGATCCCCACCTTCCCCAAGCTGAGCcacacaaaccccccacccaaagtcaAACCACTGATCAGACCCTTCACCAAAAACACGACGGACAGAGTCTGGTGTGAAAGATCCCCACCTTCCCCAAGCTAAgcagcacaaaccccccacccaaagtgacccccgtCACACCACTGATCAGACCCTTCACAAAAACATGATGGACAGAATCTGGTGTGAAGGATCCTCACCTTCCCCAAGCTGAgccgcacaaacccccccccccaaagtgacccccgtCACACCACTGATCAGACCCTTCACCAAAAACATGACGGACAGAGTCTGGTGTAAAGGATCCCTACCTTCCCCAAGCTGAGCcacacaaaccccccacccaaagtgacccccgtCACACCACTGATCAGACCTTTCACCAAAAACACGCCGGACAGAGTCTGGTGTGAAGGATCCCCACCTTCCCCAAGCCCCTTCacaccacagcactttctccattGTCTACCCTCCTCTCCATTCACAACTCAATCCCACTTCCCTTTCCAGCCCTCACTCTATTCCATCTCCCCTTCTGCCCTATGCATTTTGTCCCCCTTCCCTATCCCATCCATTCCTGCAAGTACACAGCCTCCcttgtccaccccctacccatcttTTAAAGGTCAGGGGAGGGCCAGGAAACCCACAAGAGACAGCCCCAATGGAGGCTTACTTTAGAGTCAGCTCAGTACACACACCAGAGACAGTTTAATGGAGGCTTATCTGGGAGGAAGACCGTGCACACATCAGAGATAGCCACAATGGAAGGTTATATCAGAGGAGGCCCAGTAAACCCACCAGAGACAGTTCCAGTAGAGGCTTATGTCAGAGGAAGGCCAATAAACCCACCAGAGACAGTCCCAGTGGAGGCTTATGTCAGAGGAGGGCCAGGAAACCCACCACAGACAGTGCTAGTGGAGGCCTATGTCAGAGGAGGGCCAAGAAACCCACCAGATACAGTACCAGTGGAGGCTGATGCCAGAGGAGGACCAGGAAACCCACCAGAGACATTTCCAGTAGAGGCTTATGTCAGAGGAGGGCCAGAGAACTTACCACGAACAGTTCCAGTAGAGCCCTATGTCAGAGGAGGGTCCGAGAACTCACCACGGACAGTTACAGTAGAGCCCTATGTCAGAGGAGGGTCAGAGAACTTGCCACCAACAGTTCCAGAGAGGCCTATGTCAGAAGAGGGTCAGAGAACTCACCACAGACAGTTACAGTAGAGCCCTATGTCAGAGGAAGGTCAGAGAACTTGCCACCGACAGTTCCAGAGAGGCCTATGTCAGAAGAGGGTCAGAGAACTCACCACAGACAGTTACAGTAGAGCCCTATGTCAGAGGAGGGTCAGAGAACTTGCCACCGACAGTTCCAGAGAGGCCTATGTCAGAAGAGGGTCAGAGAACCCACCAGAGACAGTCCCAGTGGAGGCCTATGTCAGAGGAGGACCAGGAAACCCACCAGAGACAGTCCCAGTGGAGGCCTATGTCAGAGGAGGACCAGGAAACCCACCAGAGACAGTCCCAGTGGAGGCCTATGTCAAAGGAGGAAACCCACCAAAGACAGTTACAGTAGAGTCTTATTTCAGAGGAGGCTCAATACACACACCAGAGACAGTTCCAATGGTGGTTTACTTCAGGGGAGGCACATTGCACACACCAGAGTCATTACCAATGGAGGTTTATTTCTGGGGAGGCCCAGAACACACACCATAGACAGTCCCaatatctcaggagaggcccaGTGGAAACATCAGAAACGGTCCCAGTGGAGGCTTATTTCCTAGGAGGCCCAGTAGACACATGAGTCCCAATGGAAGCTTATCCTAGAGGAAAACAGTAGCAACTAAACCAGGTTGATATTTCATCCTGGACGGTTGGCCCCTTTATCCAAACCCTCAACCCAACCCTCCCAGTCTAACTATCCAATATCCGCAGTCCAAAAAACTTTTGGGCCCAGAAGTTGGAAAAACCAGAACAAACCAACACCCTTTTATAAAACTCACAAACTTTTTACAGCTATAATGATTGCAGCAACTTCCCAGGGCTTAAAAGCCCTATGGAGACGCGACGAACCCTCGTCCTCAACAGGACTATGTCCGCCGTAAAgtcttcctctgtccagaaccagcaccgTCCAAGACCCCTAAGATCACCCAATCACCAGCCGTACTTCAGTGTTGGGTGAAAACCAGCAGATTAACTTTATTCAAGCACATGTTACAACAGATATCCAATTCCGAGACACTTCCCCCCACCCTTGGATTCAGGGCGGGattaaactgtccaatgacaatagaCACACAGGTTAGGTGTATTTAAACGTCTCATCAGTAAATAGTCTTATCAGCAGGGGGGCTActggaggaatcccccctccctctttcctcacagcaaacacacttagacACAATAGACAAGAGAATACAACCACACCCCAAACCATCACAGCAAAAAGTTTacaacagcatgagacaacacacaatatagacatatatacaacattgagtgtgactagcacagatcatagtggggttctcagtcCCCCTGTGCCCCTATTGGAGACACAGGgggatctacacataagagggtcTGGGGTAGCTGGACACAaagtttccagagctctccaaggtaagccgatttgcacaaacccccccacccaaagtgactcctgttacaggaGATAAGAGGCCCCCCCCCTATATGTACAGACTCTGAGCTATTTCAATATATACGGAAAcctacagcaaccaatcagaaatcattACTTAATTATTTGTTGTTCTCTGAGAGAAATATGGAATCACATAGAATTACCGGTCAATAAAAATGAACACAACACCGATTTGTAAAAAATACTTTGTACTGCAGAAGAATAAAGTGCATCTTATTCATATCTGGCGTGTCTGGCCTTCCCTCCAGAGAGGAAAACCTTTTCCGAGAGGTAGGTGCTCCGATTGTATGGTAAGATATGGGATGTGGTGCTCCACAAAGTTCTGAGTGGTTAAATCTCGTAGGGGCTGGCCGGCGCTCGCTGCCGGAGCTCGGGGTGTccctaaaaaagaaaagagggcggTAAGAGAGCCCTTAGAgtgtagatcagtggtctccaaactgtggcccctgGACCAGATGTGGACTTTTGTTTTCCTTTATCTGGCCCCTGGGGCACCAttttttccattgacaccaacagcgGGACACACGTTCCTGAAACTGACACCAGTGATAGGACATTatagcccagattcacaaagcactttcgccgacgtataacaagttacgccgacataagtgcaaatgtgcgacgccgtatctgtgcgccagacccacaagatgtgcctaaaaacaggcttcaccctgccaacgtaacttgcctatgccggcgtaggatgggcgcacatttaggctggacgcatggtggcgctcccattgattagccattcaaacatgcaaatgagggaaatacggcgattcacgaacgtacgtgcgcccgacgcatgctacacgaggtgcgcgtaagttgtacgtccggtgtaaagttatgccccataaaggaggtgtaactcagcagcagacatgcacaggtctgcaccagggaacacaagccggcgtattttacgttgaacttgtgtctggctgggcgcaggttacgttcacgccgtacacagtgatccggcgtagtttaggcagttgttccgacgtggttgtgagcaggtgcagggggatgcgtccacgtcacggcacatgcgcagttcgtgatacataTGTCTGGCGCTCTGCCCAtcattgcatggggtcacgcctcatttgcatgggtcacgcccacttccacctatgccggcttaCACCTTCAAAAACCCACgctacgctggcgcagcgttgggagcactggctttcctgaattccatgcttgcctctctgcgctgcgttggcgtagcgtacagtggttactctacggcggcgtaatgtgcgccttgctctttgtgaatctgggccattgccttCCTTTTGACACCAACTATTGGGCACTGTTCTTCCAACGgagaccaatgatgggccactattcctcccactgataaccaatcatagggcactattcctcccactgaatgtgCATTGCTTTTGGTGTAcgctagttaccacctagcaagGCAGCATGCTTGCATACAATGTAAAGCTTCCTGAAAAGTTCAACAGCAAGCACATGCTGTGATTTGAGCAAACCCAAAAAATTCAAAGCAATCTACCACCCCAAAAACTATAAACCCTAAAAAACGAATCCCCAAAACAAAATAtatctatacagtatataggcaggtgcagtctactttctccactgcaggtggtgctcaaCCACAGcagcattgcaaggggaatatggTTCCTTTATGGTTTCTTGGGTCACTGGGGGGAGCTTTCCCATTGGATGTCCCAACCTATGTGACTCtgacagccatcttgggtcaggcagaatgTTTTTAAGATCCTGACTCCCTAGTTTGGCACACATTTCACGATTGGGCAATGTAGGGACAGGTTTGCTGCTGCCCCACCATGCTGCACctccccacatatatatatatattgctaggCCCTGCCACTGTGTGAGTATAGGGGTTTGTAATCCTGGATCAGGGTCTGGAGCTTGGAGACtttaaagagatttgggtgggaagcAGCCTCCAATCCTGAGTCAGGGTCTTACTGGAGACCTGCAAGCTGTGTGAGCCTTCCTTCCGACCTCCAtcactgagccttccctccccacctccatcaatgatccttccctccccacctccatcaatgagccttccctccccacctccatcaatgatccttccctccccacctccatcaatgagccttccctccccacctccatcactgagccttccctccccacctccatcaatgagccttccctccccacctccatcactgagccttccctccccacctccatcaatgagcctttcctccccacctccatcactgagccttccctcccccacctccatcaaagagccttccctccccatctccatcaatgagccttccctcccccacctccatcaatgagcccccccacctccatcaatgagccttcccttcccacctccatcaatgagccttcccttcccacctccatcaatgagccttccctccccacctccatcaatgatccttccctccccacctccatcaaagagccttccctccccatctccatcaatgagccttccctcccccacctccatcaatgagcccccccacctccatcaatgagcccccccacctccatcaatgagccttcccttcccacctccatcaatgagccttccctccccacctccatcaatgatccttccctccccacctccatcaatgagcctgccctccccacctccatcaatgatcatTCCCtccccatcaatgatccttccctccccacctccataactgatccttccctccccacctccatcaatgagccttccctccccagctccatcaatgagcctgccctcccccacctccaccaatgatccttccctccccacctccatcaatgagcctgcactccccacctccatcaa
It encodes:
- the LOC120933846 gene encoding asialoglycoprotein receptor 1-like codes for the protein MSVKYDDLQGLHEDGTPRDGAAAHSWIPQGLLVKKWIPHPLSGLNCSPLTLLLGFLLTVFFLTIIITQAKVTADVTEVKASMDRIVSDEVSDSLSNGIQKILGILFSEMESRGNRSQEDAPLCGTGWEEKNGTCYYTSWMPQPWKFAMKDCEHRKGHLVVITSEEKMKFLSSLAYSAAVWIGLSSEKGSWKWVDGSSYEENPKFWLKGEPDNWLGHGLQGAEDCAQLVEDGWADVHCTLLFSYVCEKKIL